The Uruburuella testudinis genome window below encodes:
- a CDS encoding MFS transporter: MTHNPDNPNALLLLAIALTGVFAFLQVYSVQAVLPLLMQDLQASEVQVGLAVGATVMGVALMSPFMGMLSDALGRKRFIVGSLLFLGIPTALLAGVQSIEMMMVYRFLQGLAVPGITVVLIAYIGEEFGGRAMARLMSLYVSGTVLGGFLGRFLLGHLSELMGWRGAFYVMAALSLASAFFVWKQLPASQNFVPKPNIQTALSTLKAHLHNRYVLTACALGACVLCSLVGCFTYINLYLADEPYRLNSGQLANIFAVYLIGMVITPLAARLINRFGAARTVMVAVLLSMAGVWATLSAPLWGIVAALTVMSSGVFITQAATISYIAVNVKEGRSLASGLYYMAYYSGGTLGAWLCGLAYAGYGWHGVMALLLAVQLLALWIAGKGMVKTKMMKAV; this comes from the coding sequence ATGACCCACAACCCCGACAACCCGAATGCTTTGCTGCTGCTGGCCATTGCCCTCACCGGCGTATTTGCCTTTTTGCAGGTGTATTCCGTGCAGGCGGTGTTGCCGCTGCTGATGCAGGATTTGCAGGCCAGCGAAGTGCAGGTGGGGTTGGCGGTGGGGGCAACGGTGATGGGTGTGGCGCTGATGTCGCCGTTTATGGGCATGCTTTCCGATGCGCTCGGGCGCAAGCGTTTTATTGTCGGCTCGCTGCTGTTTCTCGGCATTCCCACTGCGTTGCTGGCCGGTGTGCAGTCGATTGAAATGATGATGGTTTACCGCTTTTTGCAGGGGCTGGCGGTGCCGGGGATTACGGTGGTGCTGATTGCCTATATCGGCGAAGAATTCGGCGGGCGGGCGATGGCGCGGCTGATGTCGCTGTATGTGTCGGGCACGGTGTTGGGCGGCTTTTTAGGGCGTTTTCTGCTCGGCCACTTGAGCGAGCTGATGGGCTGGCGCGGCGCGTTTTATGTGATGGCGGCGCTCAGTTTGGCAAGCGCGTTTTTTGTGTGGAAGCAGTTGCCGGCATCGCAAAATTTTGTGCCCAAACCCAATATTCAGACGGCCTTAAGCACGCTGAAGGCGCACCTGCACAACCGTTATGTGCTGACGGCCTGCGCGCTCGGCGCCTGCGTGCTGTGTTCGCTGGTGGGCTGTTTTACCTATATCAACCTTTATCTGGCCGACGAGCCTTACCGTTTGAACAGCGGCCAGTTGGCGAATATTTTTGCCGTATATTTGATCGGTATGGTGATTACGCCGTTGGCGGCCAGGCTGATTAACCGTTTCGGCGCGGCGCGCACGGTGATGGTGGCGGTGCTGCTGTCGATGGCGGGCGTGTGGGCGACCTTGTCTGCGCCGCTGTGGGGCATTGTAGCGGCCTTAACCGTTATGTCGTCCGGCGTGTTTATCACTCAGGCGGCCACCATCAGCTATATCGCGGTTAACGTGAAAGAAGGCCGCTCGCTCGCTTCAGGGCTGTATTACATGGCTTATTACAGCGGCGGAACCCTCGGCGCATGGCTTTGCGGGCTGGCCTATGCCGGCTACGGCTGGCACGGCGTGATGGCACTGCTGCTGGCCGTGCAGCTGTTGGCTTTGTGGATAGCAGGCAAGGGGATGGTGAAAACCAAGATGATGAAGGCCGTCTGA
- the gcvP gene encoding aminomethyl-transferring glycine dehydrogenase, with translation MNFNDLFDSGEFVSRHISLNDQPALLAALGEKSMAEFIDRTVPQSIRMPAELDLPDALSEADALAKLKAIAAKNTINKSYIGLGYYPTRLPYVIQRNVLENPGWYTAYTPYQAEIAQGRLEALLNFQQMCIDLTGHEMAGASLLDEATAAAEAMAMAKRVSKSKSNRYFVDERVYPQTLDVMKTRAEYFGFELVVGSFQTASEGDYFGALFQYVGKNGDVADLSEAIAALKAQGTQVAVAADVMSLVLLKSPADLGADVALGNTQRFGVPMGFGGPHAAYFTFKDADKRSAPGRIIGVSVDASGKPALRMALQTREQHIRREKANSNICTSQVLLANLAGMYAVYHGPEGVQRIATRIHALAAAFADAVSDGLEVVHKVFFDTVLVECGAKADTIYQNALSAGFNLRRVGGTQLAVAFHEESGAEDFAALTELFTGQAAQMPSEISFALPKNLLREDKILQHPVFNRYHTEHEMLRYLKKLEERDLAMNRSMISLGSCTMKLNATAEMLPITWPEFSQIHPFAPREQAAGYLEMIESLQNQLKAITGFDEIAIQPNSGAQGEYTGLLAIRRFHAANGQNGRNVCLIPRSAHGTNPATAQMLGMKVVVVATDEAGNVDIADLEAKAVEFKDTLGALMITYPSTHGVYEEGIRDICRIIHDNGGQVYMDGANMNAQVGIMQPAEVGADVLHMNLHKTFCIPHGGGGPGMGPIGLKAHLAPFAPSHAVAPVAGAVEGMSAVSAAPYGSAGILPITWMYITMMGKRGMRQATEAALLNANYVAKNLSADYPVLYTGKNGRVAHECIIDLRPLKAESGITEVDIAKRLMDYGFHAPTMSFPVAGTLMIEPTESESRAELDRFIAAMKQIKAEALKVQNGEWPADDNPLVNAPHTAFNISGEWNRAYSREEAVFPLPYVRDNKFWPSVNRVDDVYGDRHLVCSCPSIENYED, from the coding sequence ATGAACTTCAACGATTTATTTGATTCCGGCGAATTTGTTTCACGCCACATCAGCTTAAACGACCAGCCCGCGCTGCTGGCGGCGTTGGGCGAAAAAAGCATGGCGGAATTTATCGACCGCACCGTGCCGCAAAGCATCCGCATGCCCGCCGAGCTCGATTTGCCCGACGCGCTTTCCGAAGCCGATGCGCTGGCGAAATTGAAAGCCATTGCGGCGAAAAACACCATCAATAAAAGCTATATCGGTTTGGGCTATTACCCTACGCGGCTGCCGTATGTGATTCAGCGCAATGTGTTGGAAAACCCGGGCTGGTACACCGCCTACACGCCGTATCAGGCCGAGATTGCGCAAGGGCGCTTGGAGGCTTTGTTAAACTTTCAGCAAATGTGTATCGACCTCACCGGCCACGAGATGGCGGGCGCATCGTTGTTGGACGAGGCCACTGCCGCCGCCGAAGCGATGGCGATGGCCAAGCGCGTGAGCAAATCGAAGTCAAACCGCTATTTTGTGGATGAGCGCGTGTATCCGCAAACGCTCGATGTGATGAAAACCCGTGCCGAATATTTTGGTTTCGAGCTGGTGGTGGGCAGTTTTCAGACGGCCTCAGAGGGCGATTATTTCGGTGCACTGTTTCAATATGTCGGCAAAAACGGCGATGTGGCCGATTTGAGCGAAGCGATTGCCGCGTTGAAAGCCCAAGGCACGCAAGTGGCGGTGGCGGCAGACGTGATGAGCCTGGTGTTGTTGAAATCGCCGGCCGATTTGGGCGCGGATGTGGCGCTGGGCAACACCCAGCGATTCGGTGTGCCGATGGGCTTCGGCGGCCCGCACGCCGCGTATTTCACCTTTAAAGATGCCGACAAACGCTCTGCTCCCGGCCGCATTATCGGCGTGTCGGTCGATGCTTCGGGCAAACCGGCCTTGCGCATGGCGCTGCAAACGCGTGAGCAGCATATCCGCCGCGAAAAAGCCAATTCTAATATCTGCACCTCGCAAGTGTTGCTGGCCAATTTGGCCGGCATGTATGCGGTGTATCACGGCCCAGAAGGCGTGCAACGCATCGCCACCCGCATCCACGCACTGGCGGCAGCCTTTGCCGATGCGGTTTCAGACGGCCTTGAAGTGGTGCACAAAGTGTTTTTCGATACCGTGTTGGTGGAATGCGGCGCGAAAGCCGATACAATTTATCAAAACGCCTTAAGCGCCGGTTTCAATCTGCGCCGCGTAGGCGGCACGCAATTGGCGGTGGCGTTTCACGAAGAATCGGGCGCCGAAGACTTTGCCGCACTCACTGAATTGTTTACCGGCCAAGCGGCGCAGATGCCGTCTGAAATCTCGTTTGCGCTGCCGAAAAACCTGCTGCGTGAAGATAAAATCCTGCAACACCCGGTGTTCAACCGCTACCACACCGAACACGAAATGCTGCGCTATCTGAAAAAGCTGGAAGAGCGCGATTTGGCCATGAACCGCAGCATGATTTCGCTCGGCTCGTGCACCATGAAGCTCAACGCCACCGCCGAAATGCTGCCGATTACCTGGCCCGAGTTCAGTCAAATCCACCCCTTCGCCCCGCGCGAACAGGCCGCCGGCTATCTGGAAATGATTGAAAGCCTGCAAAACCAGCTCAAAGCAATTACCGGGTTTGATGAGATTGCGATTCAGCCCAACTCCGGTGCGCAAGGCGAATATACCGGCTTGCTGGCCATCCGCCGTTTCCACGCCGCCAACGGCCAGAACGGGCGCAACGTGTGCCTGATTCCGCGTTCGGCGCACGGCACCAACCCCGCCACCGCCCAAATGCTGGGCATGAAAGTGGTGGTAGTGGCCACCGATGAAGCCGGCAATGTCGATATCGCCGATTTAGAGGCCAAAGCGGTTGAGTTTAAAGACACGCTGGGCGCGCTGATGATTACCTACCCCTCCACCCACGGCGTGTATGAAGAAGGCATCCGCGATATCTGCCGCATTATTCACGACAACGGCGGCCAGGTGTATATGGACGGCGCCAATATGAACGCGCAAGTCGGCATCATGCAGCCGGCCGAAGTGGGCGCCGACGTGTTGCATATGAATCTGCACAAAACCTTTTGCATTCCGCACGGCGGCGGCGGTCCCGGCATGGGCCCCATCGGCCTGAAAGCACATCTCGCCCCGTTTGCCCCCAGTCATGCCGTGGCGCCGGTGGCGGGCGCGGTTGAGGGCATGAGCGCCGTGTCTGCCGCCCCTTACGGCAGCGCCGGAATTTTGCCGATTACCTGGATGTACATCACCATGATGGGCAAACGCGGCATGCGTCAAGCCACCGAAGCGGCCTTGTTGAACGCCAACTATGTGGCCAAAAACTTGAGCGCCGATTATCCCGTGCTCTACACCGGTAAAAACGGCCGCGTGGCGCATGAATGCATCATCGACCTGCGTCCGCTCAAAGCCGAAAGCGGCATCACCGAGGTGGATATCGCCAAACGCCTGATGGATTACGGCTTTCACGCCCCGACCATGTCGTTCCCCGTGGCCGGCACGCTGATGATCGAGCCGACCGAATCGGAAAGCAGAGCCGAGCTCGACCGCTTTATCGCCGCCATGAAGCAAATCAAAGCAGAGGCTTTGAAAGTGCAAAACGGTGAATGGCCGGCCGACGACAACCCGCTGGTCAACGCGCCGCATACCGCGTTCAACATCAGCGGCGAGTGGAACCGAGCCTACAGCCGCGAAGAAGCCGTGTTCCCGCTGCCTTACGTGCGCGACAACAAATTCTGGCCGAGTGTTAACCGCGTAGACGATGTGTATGGCGACCGCCATTTGGTCTGCTCCTGCCCGAGCATCGAAAATTACGAAGACTGA
- a CDS encoding DNA-3-methyladenine glycosylase I — translation MNPYCEFVLKLPESSDNPNKHYHDHAYGFPIEDDNELFERLVLEINQAGLSWTLMLKKQAAFQTAYSGFDIAKVAAYTEADRERLLADAGIVRNKLKVNAAIHNAQQILALQAEYGSFKNWLDAHHPRSKDEWVKLFKKQFKFVGGEIVNEFLMSTGYLNGAHSEDCPVYAEVLAKQPKWAQKEAV, via the coding sequence ATGAACCCTTATTGCGAATTTGTGCTCAAGCTGCCCGAAAGCAGTGATAACCCCAATAAGCATTATCACGACCACGCCTACGGTTTCCCGATTGAAGACGACAACGAATTATTTGAACGGCTGGTGTTGGAAATCAACCAAGCAGGTTTGAGCTGGACTTTGATGCTGAAAAAGCAAGCCGCGTTTCAGACGGCCTATTCCGGCTTCGATATCGCCAAAGTGGCCGCCTACACCGAAGCCGACCGCGAACGCCTGTTGGCCGATGCGGGGATTGTGCGCAACAAATTGAAAGTCAACGCCGCCATTCATAACGCGCAGCAGATTTTGGCGCTGCAAGCCGAATACGGCTCGTTTAAAAACTGGCTCGATGCCCACCATCCGCGCAGTAAAGACGAATGGGTGAAATTATTTAAAAAGCAATTCAAATTTGTGGGCGGCGAAATTGTGAATGAATTTCTGATGAGCACCGGCTATCTGAACGGCGCGCACAGCGAAGATTGCCCTGTATATGCAGAAGTGTTGGCGAAACAGCCGAAGTGGGCGCAGAAAGAGGCCGTCTGA
- the gcvH gene encoding glycine cleavage system protein GcvH, giving the protein MMSNIPAELKYVSSHEWLRLEADGTVTVGITEHAQELLGDIVFVELPEVGAVLAADEQAGVVESVKAASDVYAPIAGEITAVNQDLVDAPETANSEPYGAGWFFKIKPADAADLDGLLTAEQYAAEIG; this is encoded by the coding sequence ATCATGAGCAATATTCCCGCCGAACTGAAATACGTATCCAGCCACGAATGGCTGCGCCTCGAAGCCGACGGCACGGTTACCGTGGGCATTACCGAACACGCGCAAGAATTGTTGGGCGACATCGTATTTGTCGAGCTGCCCGAAGTAGGCGCCGTGCTGGCTGCCGACGAGCAGGCCGGTGTGGTGGAGTCGGTAAAAGCCGCATCTGATGTGTATGCACCGATTGCCGGCGAAATCACAGCTGTGAACCAAGATTTGGTTGATGCCCCCGAAACCGCCAACAGCGAGCCTTACGGCGCGGGTTGGTTTTTCAAAATCAAACCTGCTGATGCCGCCGATCTCGACGGCTTGCTGACTGCCGAACAATACGCCGCCGAAATCGGCTGA
- a CDS encoding DUF1415 domain-containing protein, producing MTATDDQTVIHHTRQWLEKAVIGLNLCPFAKAPYVKDQVRIYISHAKHLDGFLEDLDRELQLLADTPATEIETTLLVHPTLFGDFLLFNDITAIADTAVTDLGLEGVLQIAPFHPDFQFDNTETDAISNYTNRSPYPTLHLIRESSIAKAAAAFPDAADIFERNIALLEKMGHEGWEKLAIPRCPFPIDKASK from the coding sequence ATGACCGCCACCGACGACCAAACCGTAATCCACCACACCCGCCAATGGCTCGAAAAAGCCGTTATCGGGCTGAATCTCTGCCCGTTTGCCAAAGCGCCTTATGTAAAAGACCAGGTTCGCATCTACATCAGCCATGCCAAACACCTCGACGGCTTTCTCGAAGATCTCGACCGCGAATTGCAGCTTTTAGCCGACACTCCGGCCACAGAAATCGAAACCACCCTGCTGGTACACCCCACGCTGTTTGGCGATTTTTTGCTGTTTAACGATATAACCGCCATTGCCGATACCGCCGTAACCGATCTCGGCCTGGAAGGCGTGTTGCAAATTGCACCGTTTCACCCTGATTTCCAGTTTGACAACACCGAAACCGACGCCATCAGCAACTACACCAACCGTTCGCCCTACCCCACGCTGCACCTGATTCGCGAAAGCAGTATTGCCAAAGCCGCCGCAGCGTTTCCCGATGCGGCCGACATCTTTGAGCGCAACATCGCCCTGCTCGAAAAAATGGGACACGAAGGTTGGGAAAAACTGGCGATTCCCCGCTGCCCGTTTCCTATAGACAAGGCCTCGAAATGA
- a CDS encoding aspartate/glutamate racemase family protein — translation MKTIGIIGGMSPESTVLYYQTINRELNRRLGGNRSAELVMHSVDFEQIAQMQRNGDWAAAGARLADSARKLQSIGADALILATNTMHKVADEIQAAVQIPLLHVVDATAEAVKAQGLDTVGLLGTRFTMSDGFYTRRMNRLGVHTLVPAETQQNEIHRIIFEELCLGKNTAAAKTYYQDTMETLQAQGAQGVILGCTEIGLLIQPQDSPLPLFDSAEIHAQAAVAFMLQC, via the coding sequence ATGAAAACCATCGGCATCATCGGCGGCATGAGCCCGGAAAGCACAGTGTTGTATTACCAAACCATCAACCGCGAACTCAACCGCCGCCTCGGCGGCAACCGCAGCGCCGAGTTGGTGATGCACAGCGTGGATTTCGAGCAGATTGCCCAAATGCAGAGAAACGGCGATTGGGCGGCCGCCGGGGCGCGATTGGCCGACAGTGCGCGCAAGCTGCAAAGCATCGGCGCCGACGCGCTGATTCTCGCCACCAACACCATGCACAAAGTGGCCGATGAAATACAGGCCGCCGTGCAGATTCCGCTGCTGCACGTGGTGGATGCCACCGCCGAAGCCGTTAAAGCGCAGGGTTTGGATACGGTCGGCCTGCTCGGCACGCGCTTTACCATGAGCGACGGTTTCTACACCCGCCGCATGAACCGCTTGGGCGTGCACACGCTGGTGCCGGCTGAAACGCAGCAGAATGAAATCCACCGCATTATTTTTGAAGAATTGTGCCTCGGCAAAAACACCGCAGCCGCCAAAACCTATTATCAAGATACGATGGAAACCTTGCAGGCGCAGGGGGCGCAGGGCGTGATTTTGGGCTGCACCGAAATCGGCCTGCTGATTCAGCCGCAAGACAGCCCGCTGCCGCTGTTTGACAGCGCCGAGATTCACGCACAGGCCGCCGTGGCATTTATGCTGCAATGTTGA
- a CDS encoding YbaN family protein yields the protein MMRGLFWLCGALSLGLGIIGIFLPVLPTTPFVILAAACWAKASPRFHRWLHRHRYFGPMVQNWERNRAVPRRAKYLAFSMMTLSCLILLWRFPAQWWIAATAAVFCFSVAVWMWRLPDA from the coding sequence ATGATGCGCGGGCTGTTTTGGCTGTGTGGCGCACTTTCACTCGGGCTCGGCATTATCGGTATTTTTCTGCCGGTATTACCGACCACGCCGTTTGTGATTCTGGCCGCCGCCTGCTGGGCCAAAGCCTCGCCGCGCTTCCACCGCTGGCTGCACCGCCACCGCTATTTCGGCCCGATGGTGCAAAACTGGGAACGCAACCGCGCCGTGCCGCGCCGGGCAAAATATCTGGCTTTTTCCATGATGACGCTTTCCTGCCTGATTTTACTGTGGCGCTTTCCCGCCCAATGGTGGATCGCCGCCACCGCTGCGGTTTTCTGTTTCAGCGTGGCGGTATGGATGTGGCGGCTGCCCGATGCCTGA
- the gcvT gene encoding glycine cleavage system aminomethyltransferase GcvT: MTPKHTPFYSAHQEAGAKLVDFAGWSLPIHYGSQIAEHEAVRTDAGMFDVSHMLVSDITGEHARAWLQKLLANDVAKLGFVGKALYSAMLNDNGGVMDDLIVYRANEAETAYRIVSNAATREKDLAQFAKVGKAFGIEITPRYDLAMLAVQGPQAIDKLLAVKPDWAETVNNLKVFQGADMGGDWFVARTGYTGEDGVEVILPGSEAPAFFQALQAVGVQPCGLGARDTLRMEAGMNLYGNDMDDETSPLQAGMGWTVDLKDESRDFVGKTALVALKEQGTDVKQVGLLLAKGGILREGMEVVTDAGSGITTSGVFSPSLKQSIAIARVPKAFEGDTAKVLLRGKAVDVRVLKLPFVRNGKQQFE, encoded by the coding sequence ATGACACCCAAACACACACCTTTTTATTCTGCCCATCAAGAAGCTGGCGCCAAGCTGGTGGATTTTGCCGGCTGGAGCCTGCCGATTCATTACGGCTCGCAAATCGCCGAACACGAAGCCGTGCGCACCGATGCCGGCATGTTCGACGTATCGCATATGCTGGTGAGCGACATCACCGGCGAACATGCCCGCGCCTGGCTGCAAAAACTGCTCGCCAACGATGTAGCCAAACTCGGCTTTGTCGGCAAAGCCCTGTATTCCGCCATGCTCAACGACAACGGCGGTGTGATGGACGATCTCATCGTTTACCGCGCCAACGAAGCCGAAACCGCCTACCGCATTGTTTCCAACGCCGCCACCCGCGAAAAAGATTTGGCGCAGTTTGCCAAAGTGGGCAAGGCGTTCGGCATTGAAATCACCCCCCGCTACGACCTCGCCATGCTGGCTGTGCAAGGCCCGCAAGCCATCGACAAACTGCTCGCCGTCAAGCCTGATTGGGCAGAAACCGTCAACAACCTCAAAGTATTCCAAGGCGCAGACATGGGCGGCGACTGGTTTGTCGCCCGCACCGGCTACACCGGCGAAGACGGCGTCGAAGTCATTCTACCCGGCAGCGAAGCCCCCGCCTTTTTCCAAGCCCTACAAGCTGTGGGCGTGCAGCCCTGCGGCCTCGGCGCGCGCGACACCCTGCGCATGGAAGCCGGTATGAACCTCTACGGCAACGATATGGACGATGAAACCAGCCCGCTGCAAGCCGGCATGGGCTGGACGGTTGACCTGAAAGACGAAAGCCGCGATTTTGTCGGCAAAACCGCGTTGGTTGCGTTGAAAGAACAAGGCACAGACGTGAAACAAGTCGGCCTGCTGCTGGCCAAAGGCGGCATCCTGCGTGAGGGCATGGAAGTTGTCACCGATGCCGGCAGCGGCATCACCACCAGCGGCGTGTTCTCGCCCAGCCTCAAACAATCCATTGCCATCGCCCGTGTGCCCAAAGCTTTTGAAGGCGATACGGCCAAAGTGTTGCTGCGCGGCAAAGCAGTAGATGTGCGCGTGTTGAAACTGCCGTTTGTGCGCAACGGCAAGCAGCAGTTTGAATAA
- a CDS encoding sodium:proton antiporter → MRLQTALTPLLLMPLLAQAADFDGASLSLTWGIPFALILLSIALFPLLAPHFWHHHFGKITAFWTLLFLVPLIMVYGFGAATHTVAHALVEEYIPFILLLLALYTISGGILVWGNLHGSPKTNTIILAIGTVLASLMGTTGAAMLLIRPLLKANDNRKHRVHVVVFFIFLVANIGGGLTPLGDPPLFLGFLKGVDFMWTVQHMLPPVFISAVILLIAFYFLDRHLYNKEDEIEATDPSPDSPLKIFGKWNFLLLAGVVAAVLMSGLWKPEHPGFEILGSTYQLQNLVRDLILLGLAGVSLAITPKQVRAGNEFNWDPILEVGKLFLGIFITIAPVLAILKAGEAGAFRGLISMVHDAGGNPINTMYFWMTGLLSAFLDNAPTYLVFFNMAGGDAQALMSGPLFHTLLAISMGSVFMGALSYIGNAPNFMVKSIAEQRKVKMPSFFGYMAWSFGILVPVFILHTLIFFVLQLF, encoded by the coding sequence ATGCGCCTCCAAACCGCTCTCACCCCATTGCTGCTGATGCCGCTGCTGGCACAGGCCGCCGATTTCGACGGTGCCAGCCTCAGCCTGACCTGGGGCATTCCCTTTGCGCTGATTTTATTGTCGATTGCCCTCTTCCCCTTGCTCGCACCACACTTCTGGCATCATCATTTCGGCAAAATCACCGCCTTTTGGACCTTACTGTTTCTGGTACCGCTGATTATGGTCTACGGCTTTGGCGCCGCCACCCACACGGTGGCACATGCGCTGGTGGAAGAATATATTCCGTTTATTTTGCTGCTGCTGGCGCTCTACACCATTTCAGGCGGCATCTTGGTGTGGGGCAATCTGCACGGCAGCCCTAAAACCAACACCATCATTTTGGCCATCGGCACCGTGCTCGCTTCGCTGATGGGCACCACCGGCGCGGCCATGCTGCTGATCCGCCCGCTGTTGAAAGCCAACGACAACCGCAAACACCGCGTGCATGTGGTAGTGTTTTTTATTTTTCTGGTGGCCAATATCGGCGGCGGCCTCACCCCCTTGGGCGACCCGCCACTGTTTCTGGGCTTCTTGAAAGGCGTAGACTTTATGTGGACGGTGCAACACATGCTGCCGCCCGTGTTCATCAGCGCCGTGATTCTGCTGATAGCTTTCTATTTTCTCGACCGTCATCTCTACAATAAAGAAGATGAAATCGAAGCAACCGACCCTTCTCCCGACAGCCCGCTGAAAATTTTCGGCAAATGGAATTTCCTGTTGCTCGCCGGCGTGGTAGCGGCTGTATTGATGTCAGGCTTGTGGAAACCCGAGCATCCCGGCTTTGAAATCCTGGGCAGCACCTATCAGCTGCAAAACCTGGTGCGCGACTTGATTTTACTCGGCCTTGCCGGCGTATCGCTGGCCATTACCCCCAAACAGGTGCGTGCCGGAAACGAATTCAACTGGGATCCGATTTTGGAAGTGGGCAAGCTGTTTCTCGGCATCTTCATCACCATCGCGCCGGTATTGGCGATTTTGAAAGCCGGCGAGGCAGGCGCATTCCGCGGCTTGATTTCCATGGTGCATGATGCCGGCGGCAACCCTATCAACACCATGTATTTCTGGATGACCGGCCTCTTGTCGGCCTTTCTCGACAACGCCCCCACCTATCTCGTGTTTTTCAACATGGCCGGTGGCGATGCCCAAGCTTTGATGAGCGGCCCGCTGTTCCACACCCTGCTGGCGATTTCAATGGGCTCGGTATTTATGGGTGCCCTGAGCTATATCGGTAATGCGCCGAACTTTATGGTGAAATCCATTGCCGAGCAGCGCAAAGTGAAAATGCCCAGCTTCTTCGGCTACATGGCCTGGTCGTTTGGTATTCTGGTGCCGGTGTTTATTCTGCACACACTGATTTTCTTTGTGTTGCAACTGTTTTAA
- a CDS encoding protein disulfide oxidoreductase, translating to MHKRMVYWLKQIVQTVIILAVVAVAVDWWRQPVQPVGFTQTPWQTLQGERWTLAEFSSNRPVVVYFWGSWCGICRYTSPVVEKLHQAGVPVMGVALRSGSADEVAAYMRGHDYDFDTLNDADGKIAAQWQVAVTPTIAVIKNGNMVHHTTGLSSYWGLRSRIWLADWLY from the coding sequence ATGCATAAGCGGATGGTTTATTGGCTGAAACAGATTGTGCAAACTGTGATTATTTTGGCCGTGGTGGCCGTTGCAGTAGATTGGTGGCGGCAGCCGGTGCAACCGGTGGGCTTTACGCAAACGCCATGGCAAACTTTGCAAGGTGAGCGGTGGACATTGGCCGAATTCAGCAGCAACCGCCCGGTGGTGGTGTATTTTTGGGGCAGTTGGTGCGGTATTTGCCGCTATACTTCGCCGGTGGTGGAAAAGCTGCATCAAGCCGGCGTGCCGGTGATGGGTGTTGCACTCAGATCGGGTTCGGCTGATGAGGTTGCGGCTTATATGCGCGGGCACGATTATGACTTTGATACCTTGAATGATGCGGATGGCAAAATTGCCGCGCAGTGGCAGGTGGCGGTTACACCGACGATTGCGGTAATTAAAAACGGCAATATGGTGCACCATACCACCGGTTTGAGCAGTTATTGGGGATTACGCAGCCGGATATGGCTGGCCGATTGGTTGTATTAA
- a CDS encoding Lrp/AsnC family transcriptional regulator produces the protein MAQITLDKTDLKILQVLQENGRLTNVELSERVALSPSPCLRRLKQLEDAGIIRQYAALLSPVAVQLGLQAFIRVSINKASEARDHFAGAVQTWPEVLSCFALTGETDYLLHTFFTDMNAFSHFVLDTLLSHPGVQDAKSSFVLKEIKNTTALPLGHLQQYD, from the coding sequence ATGGCACAAATCACGCTCGACAAAACCGATCTGAAAATTCTACAAGTGTTGCAGGAAAACGGCCGCCTCACCAATGTGGAGCTTTCCGAACGGGTGGCACTGTCGCCCTCACCCTGCCTGCGCCGCCTCAAGCAGCTTGAAGATGCCGGTATTATCCGCCAATACGCCGCTTTGTTGTCGCCTGTAGCGGTGCAACTCGGCTTGCAGGCGTTTATCCGCGTTTCCATCAATAAAGCCAGCGAAGCGCGCGACCACTTTGCCGGCGCGGTGCAAACCTGGCCGGAAGTGTTGAGCTGTTTTGCGCTTACCGGTGAAACCGATTATCTGCTGCACACTTTTTTCACCGACATGAATGCTTTTTCGCATTTCGTGCTCGACACGCTGCTCTCGCACCCGGGCGTGCAAGACGCCAAATCCAGCTTTGTGCTGAAAGAAATCAAAAACACCACCGCGCTGCCGCTGGGGCATTTGCAGCAATACGACTGA
- a CDS encoding GlsB/YeaQ/YmgE family stress response membrane protein yields MGWLVTIIVGFVVGVLAKVLHPGKDNLGFIMTTLLGIAGALLAGWVGQAAGWYQSGEPAGWIASTIFAVIILAIYTRVIKK; encoded by the coding sequence ATGGGTTGGTTAGTAACCATTATCGTAGGTTTTGTGGTCGGTGTTTTGGCAAAAGTATTGCATCCGGGCAAAGATAACTTGGGTTTTATCATGACCACTTTGCTGGGTATTGCCGGTGCATTGCTGGCCGGTTGGGTAGGGCAGGCTGCCGGTTGGTATCAATCGGGCGAGCCGGCCGGCTGGATTGCTTCCACCATTTTTGCGGTTATCATTTTGGCTATTTATACCCGTGTGATTAAAAAATAA